One Micromonospora sp. WMMD812 genomic window carries:
- a CDS encoding FUSC family protein codes for MIIGLYDDGVGGADGSEVSVLSRLRRVPPGKVRREGQDLVERLRTYLIVAAQAGVAAGLAWFVASNVLHNPQPAFAPAVAVGTIAAAVGNRSRRTLELVAGVLVGALVGIGIVELIGVGPVQTGVVVTLSVTAAVLVRGSGAVMTQAGSTAVLLGTVSANAPDLAVPRTANALVGAGVALAVVLLILPLNPLRAVHRTAGPALDSLARELSGCAKALADHDVRRADEALGRLCGLEEQERSTIELIGAAREVAVLSPWRRRRLGIMRRYEQTAEHLERAYTNCREMAHWSVSTIRSGEPVPPGLPASIEHLSEAVRLLHREFLVGDEADRTRARLLQAARELDEACDAGVEFAGEVVVSKLRVTVTEVLQASGVPQEEANRQAGLVAEV; via the coding sequence GTGATCATCGGGCTGTACGACGATGGCGTCGGGGGAGCGGACGGGTCGGAGGTGAGCGTGCTGAGCCGCCTTCGGCGGGTGCCGCCGGGAAAGGTGCGGCGGGAAGGCCAGGACCTCGTCGAGCGGCTCCGCACATACCTCATCGTCGCGGCGCAGGCGGGGGTGGCCGCCGGCCTGGCCTGGTTCGTCGCGAGCAACGTGCTGCACAACCCGCAGCCGGCGTTCGCGCCCGCCGTCGCCGTGGGCACGATCGCGGCGGCCGTCGGGAACCGGTCGCGGCGGACGCTGGAGCTCGTCGCCGGGGTGCTCGTCGGGGCCCTGGTCGGGATCGGGATCGTCGAGCTCATCGGGGTGGGTCCGGTGCAGACCGGGGTGGTCGTGACACTGTCCGTCACGGCGGCGGTCCTGGTCCGGGGCTCCGGCGCCGTGATGACGCAGGCCGGCAGCACCGCCGTGCTGCTGGGGACGGTGTCGGCGAACGCACCCGACCTGGCGGTGCCACGTACGGCGAACGCACTCGTCGGCGCGGGCGTGGCCCTCGCCGTGGTGCTGCTGATCCTGCCGCTCAACCCGCTGCGTGCGGTCCACCGCACCGCCGGTCCCGCGTTGGACAGCCTCGCCCGTGAACTCAGCGGGTGCGCGAAGGCGCTCGCCGACCATGACGTCCGGCGGGCCGACGAGGCCCTGGGGCGGCTCTGCGGGCTGGAGGAGCAAGAGCGGAGCACGATCGAACTGATCGGTGCGGCGCGGGAGGTCGCCGTGCTGTCGCCGTGGCGGCGGCGCCGGCTGGGCATCATGCGGCGGTACGAGCAGACCGCCGAGCACCTCGAACGGGCCTACACCAACTGCCGGGAGATGGCGCACTGGAGCGTGTCGACCATTCGTTCGGGCGAGCCGGTGCCGCCCGGCCTGCCGGCGTCGATCGAGCACCTCAGCGAGGCGGTCCGGCTCCTGCACCGCGAGTTCCTCGTCGGCGACGAAGCGGATCGCACCCGGGCCCGGCTGCTCCAGGCCGCGAGGGAACTCGACGAGGCGTGCGACGCGGGGGTCGAGTTCGCCGGCGAGGTCGTCGTCTCGAAGCTGCGCGTCACCGTGACCGAGGTGCTGCAGGCCTCCGGCGTGCCGCAGGAGGAGGCGAACCGGCAGGCGGGTCTGGTCGCCGAGGTCTGA
- a CDS encoding aldo/keto reductase, translating to MQSRRIGDVSVGAIGLGGMPMSIEGRPDEERSIRTIHAALDAGVTLIDTADAYHLHADEVGHNESLIARGLATYGGDTSDVLIATKGGHLRPGDGSWTINGSPDYIRQACEASLKRLGVEAIGLYQHHRPDPRVPYAESVGAVRDLLDAGKIRMAGISNANPEQIREAQEILGGRLVSVQNQFSPAFRSSEPELELCDQLGIAFLPWSPLGGIGRADQLGGHAAAFATVAERHGVSPQRVCLAWHLAKSPVVIPIPGASRPETIIDSARSPELALTAEELASLG from the coding sequence ATGCAAAGCCGCCGCATCGGCGACGTTTCCGTGGGCGCGATCGGTCTCGGTGGCATGCCGATGTCGATCGAGGGTCGTCCGGACGAGGAGCGCTCGATCCGTACGATCCACGCCGCGCTGGACGCCGGCGTCACCCTGATCGACACCGCCGACGCCTACCACCTGCACGCCGACGAGGTCGGTCACAACGAGTCGCTGATCGCCCGCGGACTGGCCACGTACGGCGGCGACACGTCGGACGTGCTGATCGCCACCAAGGGCGGGCACCTGCGCCCCGGCGACGGGAGCTGGACGATCAACGGCTCCCCCGACTACATCCGGCAGGCGTGTGAGGCGTCCCTCAAGCGCCTCGGCGTCGAGGCCATCGGCCTCTACCAGCACCACCGCCCCGACCCGCGGGTCCCGTACGCCGAGTCGGTCGGCGCCGTCCGCGACCTGCTGGACGCGGGCAAGATCCGGATGGCCGGCATCTCCAACGCCAACCCGGAGCAGATCCGCGAGGCCCAGGAGATTCTCGGTGGCCGGCTGGTCTCGGTGCAGAACCAGTTCTCGCCGGCCTTCCGCTCGTCCGAGCCCGAACTGGAGCTGTGCGACCAACTCGGCATCGCCTTCCTCCCGTGGTCGCCCCTGGGCGGCATCGGCCGGGCCGACCAGCTGGGTGGCCACGCCGCCGCCTTCGCCACGGTCGCCGAGCGGCACGGTGTGAGCCCGCAGCGCGTGTGCCTCGCCTGGCACCTGGCCAAGTCCCCGGTGGTGATCCCGATCCCCGGAGCCAGCCGCCCGGAGACCATCATCGACTCGGCCCGGTCGCCCGAGCTGGCCCTCACCGCCGAGGAGTTGGCCAGCCTCGGCTGA
- the mgrA gene encoding L-glyceraldehyde 3-phosphate reductase, translating to MNTSYVADPDRYRTMEYRRSGRSGLKLPAVSLGLWHNFGGTRPVETQRAIVRRAFDLGITHFDLANNYGPPYGSAEENFGRILASDLRPYRDELVISTKAGWDMWPGPYGEGGSRKYLTASLDQSLQRMGLDYVDIFYSHRFDPDTPLEETMGALDAAVRAGKTLYVGISSYSPERTAQAAAILRDLGTPLLIHQPSYSMLNRWIEGGLLDVLEREGVGCIGFSPLAQGMLTDRYLGGVPEDSRARAGSSLAPEWLTEENQAKIRALHDIAARRGQSLAQLAIAWVLRDPRMTSTVLGASSVAQLEANVAALENTAFTDDELAEIDQYATESGIDLWAGSSTA from the coding sequence GTGAACACCAGCTACGTCGCCGACCCGGACCGGTACCGCACCATGGAGTACCGCCGGTCCGGCCGCAGCGGCCTGAAGCTGCCCGCCGTGTCGCTCGGGCTGTGGCACAACTTCGGCGGCACCCGGCCGGTCGAGACCCAGCGGGCCATCGTCCGCCGCGCCTTCGACCTGGGCATCACCCACTTCGACCTCGCCAACAACTACGGCCCGCCGTACGGCTCCGCCGAGGAGAACTTCGGCCGGATCCTGGCCAGCGACCTCCGGCCGTACCGCGACGAGCTGGTCATCTCCACGAAGGCCGGCTGGGACATGTGGCCCGGGCCGTACGGCGAGGGGGGTTCCCGGAAGTACCTGACCGCGTCGCTGGACCAGTCGCTCCAGCGGATGGGGCTGGACTACGTCGACATCTTCTACTCGCACCGCTTCGACCCGGACACCCCGCTGGAAGAGACCATGGGCGCGCTGGACGCCGCGGTCCGCGCCGGCAAGACGCTGTACGTCGGCATCTCGTCCTACTCGCCGGAGCGGACGGCGCAGGCCGCGGCCATCCTCCGCGACCTAGGTACGCCGCTGCTGATCCACCAGCCGTCGTACTCGATGCTGAACCGCTGGATCGAGGGCGGCCTGCTGGACGTGCTGGAGCGCGAGGGCGTCGGCTGCATCGGCTTCTCGCCGCTCGCGCAGGGCATGCTGACCGACCGCTACCTCGGCGGCGTGCCCGAGGACTCGCGGGCCAGGGCGGGCAGCTCGCTCGCACCGGAGTGGCTGACGGAGGAGAACCAGGCCAAGATCCGGGCGCTGCACGACATCGCCGCGCGGCGCGGGCAGAGCCTGGCACAGCTGGCGATCGCCTGGGTGCTGCGCGACCCGCGGATGACCTCGACCGTGCTCGGCGCCAGCAGCGTCGCCCAACTGGAGGCGAACGTGGCGGCGCTGGAGAACACCGCGTTCACCGACGACGAGCTGGCCGAGATCGACCAGTACGCCACCGAGTCCGGCATCGACCTGTGGGCCGGCTCCAGCACGGCCTGA